A single window of Paenibacillus urinalis DNA harbors:
- a CDS encoding virion structural protein, with amino-acid sequence MKRATNGYMHTFTSYAGSDIVATINMPGKGPQVFGELSTISYSIFREKFPVRALGRSTMKGFTRGMRTITGVMSFTMFDESIVLQAMEEVKKLGYNMLMDEMPMFDITISMANEFGAKSALTIYGVTTYTEGMSLSINSLLTESVYEFYALDIDPMRRVIK; translated from the coding sequence ATGAAAAGAGCGACCAATGGCTACATGCATACGTTCACCAGTTACGCCGGTTCAGATATCGTAGCCACTATTAATATGCCCGGAAAAGGGCCGCAAGTATTCGGTGAATTATCCACTATTTCATATTCTATATTCAGAGAGAAGTTTCCGGTTCGAGCACTAGGAAGAAGCACCATGAAAGGTTTCACTAGGGGGATGCGCACGATCACTGGTGTGATGAGTTTTACGATGTTTGATGAAAGCATTGTTCTTCAAGCAATGGAAGAAGTGAAAAAGCTAGGATACAACATGCTTATGGATGAGATGCCTATGTTTGATATCACCATTTCAATGGCAAATGAGTTTGGAGCAAAAAGTGCACTGACGATTTATGGTGTTACAACTTATACAGAAGGTATGTCATTAAGTATTAACAGCTTACTCACCGAATCCGTCTATGAGTTTTATGCTCTGGATATTGATCCAATGAGAAGGGTGATTAAATAA
- a CDS encoding phage major capsid protein, with the protein MMNLNEMQLSPEAVKVYERMQRQLNLEEDWTQIPKGDLVGVKEALTTQDASILIPRVITGMMREAAEPMYLGSTLMQTVRLTEGRSIEFPSIGAMRAHDIGESQSYLEETVDFQMHRTQEVKVGKSGMVVRVTDEMINDSQWDVIGILVRKAGEAMARLKEEKIFNQFSKHGHIVYDNDIRTKYTEAGTTGRDIDGNLNNTLSTEDMIDMFVAVMANGFNPTDIIMHPLTWSVFFKNDLMQSLSHAALGGSQITNLQINPDSVQGRIPFSININFTPFAPFNYEEKKFDMYVVDKSNIGIVLVKDPLSTEQFDDPMRDIQTIKVKERYGIGVLNEGKAVATARNLAFERSYPNPQTVRVIS; encoded by the coding sequence ATGATGAACTTAAATGAAATGCAATTGTCTCCGGAGGCTGTGAAAGTCTACGAGAGAATGCAGCGTCAACTCAACCTTGAAGAGGACTGGACGCAAATCCCGAAAGGTGACCTTGTCGGCGTAAAAGAAGCACTCACTACACAAGATGCTTCCATTCTTATCCCGCGCGTTATTACTGGTATGATGCGTGAAGCAGCTGAGCCTATGTATTTGGGCTCCACCCTGATGCAAACAGTACGTCTAACAGAAGGACGTTCTATCGAGTTCCCGTCTATCGGCGCAATGCGTGCGCATGATATCGGGGAAAGCCAATCGTACCTAGAAGAAACTGTTGACTTCCAAATGCACCGCACGCAAGAAGTCAAAGTTGGTAAATCTGGTATGGTGGTCCGCGTTACAGACGAAATGATCAACGACTCCCAGTGGGACGTAATCGGGATCTTGGTTCGTAAAGCGGGCGAAGCAATGGCTCGCCTTAAAGAAGAAAAAATCTTCAACCAATTCTCTAAGCATGGTCACATCGTATATGATAACGATATTCGTACGAAATATACGGAAGCAGGTACAACTGGCCGCGATATCGATGGCAACCTGAATAATACACTGAGCACAGAAGATATGATCGACATGTTCGTAGCGGTTATGGCTAACGGCTTCAATCCTACAGATATCATCATGCATCCACTGACTTGGAGCGTATTCTTCAAAAATGATCTGATGCAATCTCTGTCTCATGCAGCACTGGGCGGTTCCCAAATCACGAACCTGCAAATCAACCCAGACAGCGTACAAGGACGTATTCCATTCAGCATCAACATCAACTTTACGCCGTTTGCTCCATTCAACTACGAAGAGAAGAAATTCGATATGTACGTTGTGGACAAATCCAATATCGGTATCGTACTCGTAAAAGACCCATTGTCTACAGAACAGTTCGACGATCCGATGCGTGATATCCAAACGATCAAAGTTAAAGAGCGTTATGGTATCGGCGTATTGAACGAAGGTAAGGCAGTAGCAACAGCTCGTAACCTTGCATTCGAACGCAGTTATCCAAATCCTCAAACAGTTCGGGTTATCTCTTAA
- a CDS encoding Ig-like domain-containing protein, giving the protein MSLVLRTFPVHLSQKVDLDSDIEVTFLFDIFKESINTNNVMLLNLKTQKGEEISVAYKDKLLKILPARRLEPLTHYQVELVGGGEGGIRDITERPLLQSYKFEFVTGNETRMARPLITSPTDLSEITGDVKFTWLPVDRADHYELEISKSNTFDVLVWPHQNTGLIFDTQVVPDIDYQKGVTYYARIRAVNIQGVKSAYSNPIRYHYDGIDETEPPPEKETVNIDHVKTLQAEGGEVLFRMDKPYTPGIGQLSVYLNGMKLQPCSGPTVTDGDYREVDKYFMMFVEPLQAEDAIEFRIANAVKQDVLVGRETTPASEIDTLRDYFAAQLEEIAPVLAVSSVKPKNGSLMVTDLSSIIIEFSQEVDPKSIDEETVYVVSEKN; this is encoded by the coding sequence ATGAGTCTGGTCCTTCGAACGTTTCCGGTGCATCTAAGTCAGAAAGTTGATCTCGATAGCGATATTGAGGTCACTTTTCTATTCGATATCTTTAAAGAATCCATTAATACAAATAACGTCATGCTCTTAAACCTGAAGACACAGAAGGGCGAAGAGATCAGCGTTGCATATAAAGACAAGCTACTTAAAATCCTGCCAGCCAGAAGACTCGAACCACTAACGCATTATCAAGTGGAGCTGGTTGGCGGGGGAGAAGGTGGCATTCGGGATATTACCGAGCGTCCGCTTCTACAAAGTTACAAGTTTGAATTTGTAACCGGTAATGAGACTCGAATGGCACGTCCTCTAATCACATCGCCTACAGATCTATCCGAAATCACAGGTGATGTTAAATTCACCTGGCTGCCGGTAGACAGAGCAGATCACTACGAGCTGGAGATATCCAAGAGCAATACATTCGATGTATTGGTTTGGCCACACCAGAATACGGGTTTGATCTTTGATACACAGGTGGTGCCTGATATTGATTACCAAAAAGGGGTTACCTACTATGCCCGAATTAGAGCGGTCAATATTCAAGGAGTGAAAAGTGCTTATTCGAATCCGATTCGTTATCACTATGATGGAATTGATGAGACCGAGCCTCCTCCTGAAAAAGAGACGGTTAACATTGACCATGTTAAAACGCTACAGGCTGAGGGTGGGGAAGTGCTATTCCGCATGGATAAGCCATACACGCCAGGCATCGGGCAGTTAAGTGTCTACTTGAATGGTATGAAATTGCAGCCTTGCTCAGGACCAACAGTGACGGATGGAGACTATCGTGAAGTAGATAAATATTTCATGATGTTTGTAGAGCCGCTGCAAGCTGAGGATGCAATAGAGTTCAGAATTGCCAACGCTGTAAAACAGGATGTACTCGTGGGCAGGGAAACCACGCCAGCATCTGAGATCGATACCCTAAGAGATTACTTCGCAGCTCAGCTTGAAGAGATAGCGCCAGTATTGGCCGTAAGCTCAGTTAAGCCAAAGAACGGCTCCTTGATGGTCACAGACTTATCTAGCATCATCATTGAGTTTAGCCAAGAGGTTGATCCGAAGAGTATTGATGAAGAAACGGTCTATGTCGTTTCTGAAAAAAACTAA